From Thalassotalea euphylliae, the proteins below share one genomic window:
- a CDS encoding Mbeg1-like protein, whose protein sequence is MSEKESRYQENQRLIENTAGIEALNEPRERLALNNDSLLRAEAAEYVYKVDEFNRGHISKLPAAPEGIDVIDPSTIPGLENAVFTDKETGFGAALMKSSISGETMLVFRGTNNGVTGKKDWATNGKQGIGKETKQYSQAMKLADDVLEYVGEETIIVGHSLGGGLASAAVAVTGLQGQTYNAAGLHPNTAERLGGLSNEDASKLIVSQHVDGEVLTGVQKHGDTAVSGAAGGLGFLLGGPIGAVLGIGIQKLTTDDVPQAVGQMRELPSVEGGNPITRHGMGQVIDGIEYQIAQDSEQLKQYIRDYNE, encoded by the coding sequence GTGTCAGAAAAAGAAAGTCGCTATCAAGAAAATCAGCGTCTCATAGAAAACACGGCTGGTATTGAAGCGTTAAATGAACCAAGAGAACGCTTGGCACTAAATAACGATAGTCTTTTGCGCGCAGAAGCCGCAGAATATGTCTATAAGGTTGATGAGTTTAATCGTGGTCATATAAGTAAGCTACCTGCGGCTCCAGAGGGCATAGACGTGATTGACCCCTCAACAATTCCTGGCTTAGAAAATGCTGTGTTTACCGATAAAGAAACGGGCTTTGGTGCTGCTCTAATGAAATCGTCTATCAGTGGCGAAACCATGCTAGTTTTTCGAGGTACCAACAATGGTGTTACCGGAAAAAAAGACTGGGCAACCAATGGTAAGCAGGGAATTGGAAAAGAAACTAAGCAATACAGCCAGGCGATGAAGCTAGCTGACGATGTATTAGAGTATGTTGGAGAAGAAACGATTATCGTTGGCCACTCATTGGGTGGCGGTTTAGCATCCGCCGCCGTTGCAGTAACAGGGTTGCAAGGGCAAACATATAATGCCGCAGGTTTGCACCCGAACACAGCTGAGCGCTTAGGTGGATTAAGTAATGAGGATGCAAGTAAACTGATAGTCTCTCAACACGTAGATGGAGAGGTTTTGACTGGGGTGCAAAAGCATGGTGATACCGCCGTATCGGGTGCCGCAGGTGGGCTGGGCTTTTTGTTGGGTGGACCAATTGGTGCTGTATTAGGTATTGGTATACAAAAGTTAACGACAGACGACGTACCTCAGGCCGTAGGCCAGATGAGAGAACTTCCCAGTGTTGAAGGTGGTAACCCCATAACACGACACGGTATGGGGCAAGTGATTGATGGTATTGAATACCAAATTGCTCAAGACAGTGAACAACTAAAACAATATATACGAGATTATAATGAGTAA
- a CDS encoding IS3 family transposase (programmed frameshift), whose translation MTKRKNKTYTTEFKQEAVALVTEQGYTVSQAAASLGITTKLIYNWKAKLEQQQAGNALSEDERAELKRLRKENKELKMEKENLKKGKRLLCERNEVKYGFVKANSQAHDVRKMCAVMQVSRSAYYAWLKRPAKLITAEELHLYRRAKALFKRSRESLGYRELRKNLRKEGFEIGKHRTRKLMEALNLKVKQRVAYKVTTKRKHADAVADNLLNQNFNPLGPNQIWAGDVTYLKTGEGWMYLAVVMDLYSRRIVGWHIDKRMTTDLVMKAMIRAYNLRKPAKGLIFHSDRGSQYTSKRYRQLLEQFGIRASMGDVGACWDNAVVERFFGSLKHDWLLKVAQPTREHMKNDVVDYMKYYNLERLHSANSDLSPVEYENSFRKVSGWS comes from the exons ATGACAAAACGAAAAAACAAAACCTATACAACCGAATTTAAACAAGAAGCTGTAGCCTTAGTGACTGAGCAAGGCTATACGGTCTCACAAGCCGCAGCTTCTTTGGGGATCACCACTAAACTCATTTATAACTGGAAAGCGAAACTTGAACAACAACAAGCTGGTAATGCGTTAAGTGAAGATGAACGAGCAGAGCTAAAACGGCTCAGAAAAGAAAATAAAGAACTCAAAATGGAGAAAGAGA ATCTTAAAAAAGGCAAGCGCCTTCTTTGCGAAAGAAATGAAGTAAAGTATGGGTTCGTCAAGGCCAATAGTCAGGCTCATGACGTCCGCAAGATGTGTGCTGTGATGCAAGTCAGTCGCTCTGCTTACTATGCATGGCTTAAACGACCAGCCAAGTTAATTACGGCAGAAGAGCTTCATTTATATCGGCGAGCTAAAGCACTGTTTAAACGTAGCCGCGAGAGCTTGGGCTATCGCGAACTACGTAAGAATTTACGCAAAGAAGGCTTTGAAATTGGTAAGCACAGAACTCGAAAGCTCATGGAAGCGTTAAACCTAAAAGTAAAGCAGCGAGTTGCCTACAAGGTAACAACGAAGCGTAAGCATGCTGATGCAGTTGCAGATAATTTGCTTAATCAGAACTTTAATCCGTTGGGGCCAAATCAGATTTGGGCTGGTGATGTGACTTATTTAAAAACAGGCGAAGGTTGGATGTATCTTGCTGTTGTGATGGATTTATATTCTCGACGCATTGTTGGTTGGCATATAGATAAACGTATGACGACTGACTTAGTGATGAAAGCCATGATTAGGGCTTATAACCTGAGAAAACCAGCTAAAGGCTTAATATTCCACTCTGACCGAGGCTCTCAATACACCAGTAAGCGTTACCGTCAGCTGCTCGAACAATTTGGTATTCGAGCGAGTATGGGTGATGTGGGAGCCTGTTGGGATAACGCAGTAGTGGAGAGGTTCTTTGGCAGTTTGAAACATGATTGGTTACTTAAAGTGGCTCAACCTACGCGTGAGCATATGAAAAATGATGTTGTCGATTATATGAAGTATTACAACTTAGAAAGACTGCATTCAGCTAATAGTGATCTGTCACCAGTAGAGTATGAAAATTCTTTTAGAAAAGTGTCCGGCTGGAGTTGA
- a CDS encoding SMI1/KNR4 family protein, which produces MKMCEPYLWEQNKPTFNSAYLELLETEHSINFPIQFIEFFEENFGDKPQANIFKFSEKQNSIAHFLHCQRIVEQELEIYSISEQKEDLDEFVSPRLVPFAITFDSNLLVLDFRESSSNPSISFVISSQIEDGDLALRHVSYSFQEFIENLEC; this is translated from the coding sequence ATGAAAATGTGCGAACCGTACCTCTGGGAACAAAACAAGCCTACATTCAATAGCGCTTACTTAGAACTATTAGAAACAGAGCACTCAATAAATTTTCCTATTCAGTTTATTGAATTTTTTGAAGAGAACTTTGGAGACAAGCCTCAAGCTAACATATTTAAATTTAGTGAAAAGCAAAATTCAATAGCTCATTTTTTGCACTGTCAACGTATAGTAGAGCAAGAACTGGAAATATATAGTATTTCAGAGCAAAAAGAGGATTTAGATGAATTTGTTTCTCCAAGATTAGTGCCTTTTGCAATAACCTTTGATTCTAACCTTCTCGTTTTAGACTTTAGAGAGAGTTCTTCAAACCCCAGTATTAGTTTTGTCATATCATCCCAAATTGAAGACGGCGATCTTGCTTTGAGACATGTTAGTTATAGCTTTCAAGAGTTTATTGAAAACCTTGAGTGCTAG
- a CDS encoding contractile injection system protein, VgrG/Pvc8 family — translation MVPARPDTHHSTSKARLIITCNSANYLAIGLTGTDNLSDDARYTVTVDTFDIEPLNQGLGQPVTLEFIAEDGFSHTVCHTLLAIEDKGIMTANPEQAAQQAALLTNAKRRYELTVGSRLSLLDNTQHSRVFVDTSLDEIITHILAGAGYHHGQIQFSLATPLPQVSQCVQAMENNRAFFNRLLSQYGLFYFFDTRDNQSTIVITDTNQTSPYLGRGLVQVHAGEGFNRQITDIYAPAGESAFVGFSGCQVDHQMATGLASIMSHDMVTDASDNQAEHLAENNFAQPVASNHGLASHFAQQQSLALNSLNQVITLVGNVPDMFAGCSFSLSDNSGLNTSGDYLCISVEHHCQQPSDESTQDGLSQYVCVVKAIPRATPFKLPLAEPAPLPMVFSAKVEALGGVPTLTEQGDYYTKFDVDKTAQAPLGSTQPLRKLVNYACANQPHATGWHFPLTQDAQVLLGCFNNDPTQAYLMGFASNDEQPSIVNSFNHTHNRMLSRAGHELRFDDDGNVPTVILQTLGGEHYLELNAKAGNNYIEWASRLGSLSLVAGDDILFTSDEQSINLNAKANQQFDIKGVANLTAEKQNVAMQSALAHQQTANNITFEAEQDATLLTGRSVNVRADSEIALQTEQGSLTVNVPEGSTIINAEGDIRIEGTGSGDITLYNQGGMIKLDSGGNVELIGSDVLTLNGQMITFDGDVTYEITSPKTASEPSANAAPSIARIADINNDAATEQDIAPQTIDLAYHYQDGEPVKNAPYTLKLADGTEIKGALDDSGQATLDNMPTGQFSVQYGEDSRDYAPEDTTTPNPLYGKITPANAVAMVESGDTSLLDEAGSLAASAGDWLWGTLQGDFNENPSTSQVVVGSIISMIPVIDQIMDCRDVCANVMVLTDDDKANDTNGWIALTLTGIGFIPVIGSAVKGVGKVIVKNADSAMSVAAATLRKLGKGDPIAYIKNIDWQDLGKQAAALIKEKVQALREALTAITASYKLKWLLPDDMLANLKQVNESLATIIPTIEQGIASATNLIETKAKQAIKAYEGELPHRGRTGEVKKVKTDEVKAPLDNDLKGVVKPKSENFIDPSSLSKIGDISRKPKLTNDGKVIPFGGQPSDAITIRNKKNLDENGYLHRKGKKLKYDSDGFPIFDSKFDTHIDDIHVNSGKPLDHFRQANQNLAKQLKNNPNLAKKLGLTDEQVAHILKVPPSSDPAKGLTWHHHQDVGRMQLIDRATHDTFRHTGGMSIWGGGY, via the coding sequence GTGGTACCTGCTCGCCCCGACACTCATCACAGCACCTCAAAAGCGCGCTTAATCATCACCTGTAACAGCGCCAACTACCTCGCCATTGGTTTAACTGGCACCGATAACCTCAGCGACGATGCGCGCTACACGGTAACCGTTGACACGTTCGACATTGAGCCGCTCAACCAGGGGTTAGGCCAGCCCGTTACCCTTGAATTTATCGCCGAAGACGGCTTTAGTCACACGGTATGTCATACCCTGCTTGCCATTGAAGACAAAGGCATAATGACGGCCAATCCCGAACAAGCTGCCCAGCAAGCGGCGCTGCTGACCAACGCCAAACGCCGTTATGAACTGACCGTTGGCAGCCGTTTATCCTTGCTGGATAACACCCAGCACTCACGGGTGTTTGTTGATACCTCGTTAGACGAAATCATCACCCACATTCTCGCAGGGGCTGGCTATCACCACGGGCAAATTCAGTTTTCGCTGGCCACGCCACTGCCGCAAGTATCGCAATGCGTGCAAGCGATGGAAAACAATCGCGCCTTTTTTAATCGCTTGCTCAGTCAATACGGCTTGTTTTACTTTTTCGATACCCGTGACAACCAATCCACTATAGTGATTACCGATACTAACCAAACCAGCCCATACCTTGGCCGTGGTTTGGTTCAGGTGCATGCGGGTGAAGGCTTTAATCGTCAAATAACGGATATTTATGCGCCTGCTGGGGAATCAGCGTTTGTCGGCTTTAGTGGCTGTCAGGTTGACCATCAAATGGCCACTGGGCTTGCCAGTATAATGAGCCATGATATGGTAACGGATGCTAGCGACAACCAAGCCGAACACCTTGCCGAGAACAATTTTGCACAGCCTGTAGCGAGCAATCACGGGCTAGCCAGCCACTTTGCCCAGCAGCAAAGCTTGGCGCTGAATAGCCTCAATCAGGTCATAACACTGGTGGGTAATGTGCCCGATATGTTTGCGGGTTGCTCGTTTTCACTGAGTGACAACAGTGGCTTAAATACAAGCGGTGATTATCTCTGTATTAGTGTTGAACATCATTGCCAGCAGCCCAGTGATGAAAGTACCCAAGATGGGCTTAGCCAATATGTTTGTGTGGTGAAAGCTATTCCCCGAGCAACACCCTTTAAGCTGCCATTAGCTGAGCCTGCACCGCTCCCCATGGTGTTTTCTGCTAAGGTAGAAGCCTTAGGTGGCGTGCCTACCCTGACCGAGCAAGGCGATTACTACACTAAGTTTGATGTTGATAAAACCGCGCAAGCCCCTCTTGGTAGCACACAGCCGCTACGTAAGCTGGTCAATTATGCTTGTGCCAATCAGCCACACGCCACTGGCTGGCATTTTCCGCTCACTCAAGATGCGCAAGTGTTACTGGGTTGTTTTAACAACGACCCCACCCAAGCGTACTTGATGGGTTTTGCCAGCAATGATGAACAGCCAAGCATCGTCAACAGTTTCAATCACACCCACAACAGAATGCTCAGCCGCGCAGGTCATGAGCTACGGTTTGATGATGACGGCAATGTCCCGACCGTGATACTGCAAACCTTAGGCGGTGAGCACTACCTAGAGCTCAACGCCAAGGCAGGCAATAATTACATTGAGTGGGCATCACGTCTGGGCAGTTTAAGCTTAGTGGCAGGTGACGATATTTTATTTACCTCAGATGAGCAAAGCATCAACCTTAATGCCAAGGCCAATCAGCAATTTGATATTAAAGGCGTGGCCAACCTCACCGCCGAGAAACAAAACGTGGCGATGCAAAGCGCCCTCGCCCATCAGCAAACCGCAAACAATATCACCTTTGAGGCTGAGCAAGACGCGACACTACTGACGGGGCGCAGTGTTAACGTGCGGGCCGATAGCGAGATTGCGTTACAAACCGAGCAAGGCAGCCTCACCGTTAACGTGCCCGAAGGCTCCACTATCATCAATGCTGAGGGGGATATTCGCATTGAAGGCACCGGCAGTGGTGATATCACCCTGTACAACCAAGGCGGTATGATAAAGCTCGATAGCGGCGGTAATGTGGAACTTATCGGCAGTGATGTACTAACCCTCAACGGCCAAATGATTACCTTTGATGGCGATGTCACCTACGAGATTACCTCGCCCAAGACGGCCAGTGAGCCAAGTGCAAACGCTGCGCCGAGTATTGCCCGCATCGCGGATATTAATAACGATGCGGCTACTGAGCAGGACATTGCCCCGCAAACCATTGATTTGGCTTACCACTACCAAGATGGTGAGCCTGTTAAGAACGCGCCTTACACACTTAAACTCGCCGATGGCACTGAAATTAAGGGTGCGCTCGATGATAGCGGCCAAGCCACGCTCGACAACATGCCCACGGGGCAATTTAGTGTGCAATACGGTGAAGATAGCCGCGACTATGCACCAGAGGATACCACCACCCCCAATCCCCTGTATGGCAAAATCACCCCAGCCAACGCAGTAGCGATGGTTGAATCTGGTGATACTTCACTACTTGATGAAGCAGGCAGCCTAGCGGCAAGCGCTGGCGATTGGCTGTGGGGCACCTTACAAGGGGATTTCAATGAAAACCCCTCAACCTCACAAGTTGTTGTTGGCTCGATTATTTCCATGATACCAGTCATTGACCAAATCATGGATTGCAGAGACGTTTGCGCCAATGTGATGGTACTGACCGATGACGATAAGGCCAACGACACTAACGGTTGGATTGCCTTAACCTTAACTGGCATTGGTTTTATCCCCGTTATCGGCTCAGCGGTAAAAGGGGTCGGTAAAGTCATTGTGAAAAACGCTGATAGTGCCATGTCCGTCGCTGCCGCCACCCTCAGAAAACTCGGCAAAGGCGACCCCATCGCTTATATCAAAAATATCGACTGGCAAGATTTGGGTAAGCAAGCCGCAGCGTTGATTAAAGAAAAAGTCCAAGCACTGCGCGAGGCGCTAACGGCCATTACCGCCAGCTACAAACTCAAGTGGCTGCTACCAGATGACATGCTCGCTAACCTTAAGCAAGTCAATGAAAGCCTCGCTACCATCATCCCTACAATTGAGCAAGGTATTGCCAGTGCAACGAACCTGATTGAGACCAAAGCCAAGCAAGCGATTAAGGCGTATGAGGGGGAATTGCCGCATAGGGGGCGCACGGGTGAGGTTAAGAAGGTTAAGACGGATGAGGTAAAAGCGCCGCTTGATAATGACTTAAAAGGAGTAGTCAAACCAAAAAGCGAAAACTTTATTGACCCAAGTAGCCTTAGTAAAATTGGAGATATTTCAAGAAAACCTAAACTCACAAATGATGGCAAAGTTATACCATTCGGAGGCCAACCATCAGATGCTATAACTATACGAAATAAAAAGAATTTAGATGAAAATGGATACTTGCATAGAAAAGGAAAAAAACTAAAATATGATTCTGATGGTTTCCCTATATTCGATAGTAAATTTGATACCCATATCGACGACATTCACGTCAACTCGGGAAAACCATTAGACCATTTTCGCCAAGCTAACCAGAACCTTGCAAAACAATTAAAAAACAACCCTAATTTAGCTAAAAAATTAGGCCTAACTGATGAACAAGTCGCTCACATTCTAAAAGTTCCGCCATCAAGTGATCCTGCTAAAGGATTAACTTGGCATCACCATCAAGATGTCGGAAGGATGCAACTTATAGATAGAGCTACACACGATACATTTAGGCACACTGGTGGTATGTCTATCTGGGGTGGAGGATATTAA
- the metG gene encoding methionine--tRNA ligase, with amino-acid sequence MSESTPQANAQTAAADKRKILVTCALPYANGSIHLGHLLEHIQTDIWVRFQRMRGNETYFVCADDAHGTPIMLKAQELGITPEQMIDGVREEHMADFNDFLISFDNYHSTHSDENREFASEIYNKLNAAGHIKTRTISQLYDEEKGMFLPDRFVKGTCPKCKSEDENGDSCDNCGATYSPTEVINPRSVVSGSTPVLRDSEHYFFDLPAFEQMLKDWTTGGSLQEEMANKLNEWFESGLQQWDISRDAPYFGFEIPGAPGKFFYVWLDAPIGYMGSFKNLCDRENIDFDSYWNENSDAELYHFIGKDIIYFHSLFWPAMLEGAGYRKPTSVYAHGFVTVNGAKMSKSKGTFIKGRTYLDHLNPEYLRYYYAAKLTNRIDDLDLNLEDFAQRVNSDLVGKVVNIASRCASFITKRFDGMLSSNVENQTLADEVTAAGDKLAELYEGREFGKAMREIMALADKVNEYIAVKEPWQLVKDETKQQEVQDICSLGINLFRILMIYLKPVLPALAEKTQGFLNDELVWDGHKALLKDHQINKFKALMQRIEMDKVNDMIEASKESLATEKAAPAPTGPLADDPISPEIQFDDFAKIDLRVAKIVKAEHVEKADKLLRLELDLGGETRQVFAGIKSAYQPEDLEGKLTVMVANLAPRKMRFGMSEGMVLAAGPGGKDLWILNPEEGAQPGMRVK; translated from the coding sequence ATGTCAGAATCTACACCTCAAGCTAACGCGCAAACTGCTGCTGCAGACAAGCGTAAAATCTTAGTGACCTGTGCCCTACCTTACGCCAATGGCTCTATTCATTTAGGCCATTTACTAGAACATATCCAAACCGATATTTGGGTGCGTTTCCAACGTATGCGCGGCAATGAAACCTATTTTGTTTGTGCCGACGACGCCCACGGCACGCCGATTATGCTAAAAGCGCAAGAGCTTGGCATTACGCCAGAGCAAATGATTGATGGTGTGCGCGAAGAGCACATGGCAGATTTCAACGATTTCTTGATCAGCTTTGACAATTATCACTCAACCCACAGTGATGAAAACCGTGAGTTTGCCAGTGAGATTTACAACAAGCTAAACGCTGCGGGTCACATCAAAACACGCACTATTTCACAGCTTTACGATGAAGAAAAAGGCATGTTCTTGCCAGATCGTTTCGTCAAAGGCACTTGCCCTAAGTGTAAGAGTGAAGACGAAAACGGCGACAGCTGTGATAACTGTGGCGCAACATACTCGCCAACAGAAGTGATTAACCCGCGCTCAGTCGTATCAGGTTCAACGCCTGTACTACGAGATTCAGAGCACTACTTCTTTGACCTGCCAGCATTTGAACAAATGCTAAAAGACTGGACGACTGGTGGTTCATTACAAGAAGAAATGGCCAACAAGCTAAATGAATGGTTTGAATCTGGCCTACAACAGTGGGATATCAGCCGTGACGCGCCATACTTTGGTTTTGAAATCCCAGGTGCACCGGGCAAGTTCTTCTATGTATGGCTAGACGCACCAATCGGTTATATGGGCAGTTTCAAAAACCTATGTGATCGCGAAAACATTGATTTTGACAGCTACTGGAACGAGAACTCAGATGCCGAGCTTTACCACTTTATCGGTAAAGACATTATCTACTTCCACAGCTTATTCTGGCCTGCCATGTTAGAAGGCGCAGGTTACCGTAAGCCAACTTCTGTTTACGCGCACGGTTTTGTGACCGTCAATGGCGCGAAAATGTCTAAGTCAAAAGGTACCTTTATTAAAGGCCGTACTTACTTAGATCACCTAAATCCTGAGTACTTGCGTTATTACTATGCGGCGAAATTAACGAACCGAATCGACGATTTAGACTTAAATCTAGAAGACTTTGCGCAACGCGTAAACTCCGATCTAGTCGGTAAAGTTGTTAACATCGCCTCACGCTGTGCTAGCTTTATCACTAAGCGCTTTGACGGCATGTTATCAAGCAATGTTGAAAACCAAACATTGGCAGATGAAGTAACGGCCGCTGGCGACAAGCTAGCCGAGCTATACGAAGGCCGTGAGTTTGGTAAAGCGATGCGTGAAATCATGGCATTGGCTGACAAAGTGAACGAGTACATTGCCGTTAAAGAGCCATGGCAGCTGGTGAAAGACGAAACCAAGCAGCAAGAAGTGCAAGATATTTGTTCATTAGGCATTAACCTATTCCGTATCTTGATGATTTACTTAAAACCAGTGCTTCCTGCCCTAGCAGAGAAAACGCAAGGTTTCTTAAACGACGAATTAGTATGGGACGGTCACAAGGCCCTGCTTAAAGATCACCAAATCAACAAATTCAAAGCGTTAATGCAACGTATTGAAATGGATAAAGTAAACGACATGATTGAAGCCTCTAAAGAATCATTAGCAACGGAAAAAGCAGCACCTGCGCCAACTGGCCCATTAGCTGATGACCCGATTTCACCAGAAATTCAGTTTGACGATTTCGCAAAAATTGACCTACGCGTAGCGAAAATTGTAAAAGCGGAGCACGTTGAAAAAGCAGACAAACTGCTACGCCTTGAATTAGACCTAGGCGGCGAAACACGCCAAGTATTTGCTGGTATTAAATCAGCGTACCAGCCAGAAGACTTAGAAGGTAAGTTAACGGTTATGGTGGCTAACCTAGCGCCGCGCAAAATGCGTTTTGGTATGTCTGAAGGCATGGTGTTAGCTGCTGGCCCTGGCGGCAAAGACTTATGGATCCTTAATCCAGAAGAAGGCGCTCAGCCGGGTATGCGCGTTAAATAA
- the apbC gene encoding iron-sulfur cluster carrier protein ApbC encodes MIESVLDAYRSDAFPHGVLAVANELASEQQKDKLLIAIDLPFCAGDELTSIAHSLSDELSKTVEFTTSSHIEAVRQHNIAGVKNIIAIASGKGGVGKSTTTVNIARALQKQGARVGILDADIYGPSIPTMLGCQDDKPSSVDGKTMIPIDADGIYSMSIGYLVPDSDAAVWRGPMASTAFSQLLNETQWPALDYLLIDMPPGTGDIQLTLSQKVPVAGAVIVTTPQDIALADAQKGIAMFDKVKVPVLGVVENMSYHICENCGHHSHLFGLDGGKDIAEINKVDLLGQLPLNIQVRQEADLGESLFNSESASDICDQYRRIASNLASKVFHLLDMRSPATPSVEFTDS; translated from the coding sequence CTGATTGAGTCAGTGCTTGACGCCTATCGCTCTGATGCGTTTCCACATGGTGTATTAGCTGTTGCCAACGAGTTAGCCAGTGAGCAGCAAAAAGACAAGCTGCTGATTGCAATAGACCTGCCTTTTTGTGCAGGCGATGAGTTAACAAGTATTGCGCACTCACTTTCTGATGAACTCAGTAAAACGGTTGAGTTTACAACCTCAAGCCATATTGAGGCGGTTCGCCAACACAATATAGCAGGCGTAAAAAACATTATTGCTATTGCCTCTGGCAAAGGTGGCGTTGGAAAATCAACAACCACCGTTAATATCGCCCGTGCCTTGCAAAAACAAGGGGCGCGAGTCGGTATTTTAGATGCTGATATTTATGGCCCGTCAATTCCGACGATGCTGGGTTGTCAAGACGATAAACCGAGCTCAGTTGATGGTAAAACTATGATCCCCATTGATGCTGATGGTATTTATTCAATGTCGATCGGCTATTTAGTGCCAGACAGTGATGCTGCGGTATGGCGGGGCCCCATGGCGAGCACGGCGTTTAGCCAGCTATTAAATGAAACGCAGTGGCCAGCGCTAGATTATTTGCTCATTGATATGCCGCCGGGGACAGGTGACATTCAACTCACGCTTTCCCAAAAAGTACCCGTGGCTGGCGCAGTGATCGTCACCACGCCGCAAGATATCGCGTTAGCGGATGCGCAAAAGGGCATTGCCATGTTTGATAAAGTCAAAGTCCCTGTGCTTGGTGTAGTCGAGAACATGAGTTATCACATTTGTGAAAACTGCGGTCATCATTCGCATTTATTCGGCCTTGACGGTGGCAAAGATATTGCTGAAATTAACAAGGTTGATTTACTTGGCCAGTTGCCGCTCAATATTCAAGTCAGGCAAGAAGCTGATCTAGGGGAAAGCCTATTTAATAGTGAGAGCGCTAGTGACATCTGTGATCAATACCGTAGAATAGCCAGTAACTTAGCAAGTAAAGTGTTCCATTTACTGGATATGCGCAGTCCTGCAACGCCTAGCGTAGAATTTACCGACTCGTAG
- the dcd gene encoding dCTP deaminase: MRLCDKDIERCIADGKIVIEPQPDASMISGVSVDIRLGNEFRVFKNNTAPFIDLSGPREEVQAQMNAVMSEEIVIPDGEAFFLHPGELALAVTYESVTLPADIVGWLDGRSSLARLGLMVHVTAHRIDPGWSGQIVLEFYNSGKLPLALRPGMKIAALNFETMSGEADRPYNKRVDAKYKGQTGAVASRISEDDASEV; the protein is encoded by the coding sequence ATGAGATTATGTGATAAAGATATTGAACGCTGCATTGCTGACGGCAAAATTGTGATTGAGCCACAGCCAGATGCCTCGATGATCTCTGGTGTTAGTGTTGATATTCGTTTGGGTAATGAGTTTCGCGTATTTAAAAACAATACTGCGCCTTTTATTGATTTAAGTGGCCCACGCGAAGAAGTACAAGCGCAAATGAACGCGGTAATGAGTGAGGAGATTGTTATACCCGACGGTGAAGCCTTCTTTTTACATCCGGGTGAGCTTGCGCTTGCGGTAACGTATGAGTCGGTAACCCTACCTGCGGATATTGTCGGCTGGCTTGATGGCCGTTCATCTTTAGCGCGCTTGGGGTTAATGGTGCACGTAACGGCACACCGTATTGACCCAGGTTGGTCAGGTCAGATTGTTTTAGAATTCTATAATAGTGGCAAGCTGCCATTGGCATTGCGCCCAGGCATGAAAATTGCGGCATTAAACTTTGAAACTATGTCAGGCGAGGCTGATCGCCCCTACAACAAACGTGTGGATGCAAAATACAAAGGCCAAACGGGTGCGGTAGCGAGTCGTATCAGTGAAGATGATGCTTCTGAAGTTTAA